The following are encoded together in the Penicillium digitatum chromosome 3, complete sequence genome:
- a CDS encoding Protease S8 tripeptidyl peptidase I, putative, whose product MFVRQVCVALAIAALSGAAPAPVKHVLHEKRGEHVDWVKGERIKRDSVLPVRIGLTQNNLDKGDEYLMAVSDPSSPKYGQYWTSEEVHDLFAPSKDSVDSVRRWLEASGIHGSRIVHTDNKGWLAFDAYAHEVEELFKTEFYEHEHASTSSMKIGCEEYHVPEHIQAHIDYITPGVKLSPIVKKKLSTIDKKSTIAKRVSHLARLKGTGDSTSSAVISEKAKLLPADLQRCGTDMTPACIRALYHIPEAKKAAEGNSLGLYEQGDYFAKSDLDLYYKSFAPWVPQGTYPIPAMVDGANFSVPDYSALNTGESDIDIDMAFALIYPQTVTLYQVDDQIYGPNEVATINVFNTFLDALDGSYCTYSAYGETGDNPDFDAVYPNPNPSGYKGQLQCGIYKPTNVISASYGQAEADLPIAYTKRQCNEFMKLGLQGHSILFASGDYGVASFHGDGGSASGCLGPEGKIFNPQYPSNCPYVTSVGGTMLYADQTVKDAESVMHANLGGKSANFSSSGGFSNYFPQPSYQKKAVEEYFKKAELAYPYYSELEVNFNETKGLYNRIGRAYPDVSANGAMFPAYTGGSLEHYYGSSLASPLFASVLNLINEERIYEGKGPVGFVNPVLYANPHVLNDITNGTNAGCDSEGFSAIPGWDPATGLGTPNYPELKKLFLSLP is encoded by the exons ATGTTCGTACGTCAGGTTTGTGTCGCTCTGGCGATCGCTGCTCTTTCTGGAGCAGCCCCAGCACCggtgaagcatgtcttgcatGAAAAGCGAGGTGAGCATGTGGATTGGGTGAAAGGCGAGCGCATTAAGCGCGATTCCGTGCTGCCTGTGCGCATCGGTCTTACTCAGAATAATTTGGACAAGGGTGATGAGTACCTCATGGCTGT TTCTGACCCGAGCTCTCCCAAGTACGGACAGTACTGGACTTCAGAGGAAGTCCACGATCTGTTCGCTCCTTCAAAGGACTCGGTTGACTCTGTTCGCCGCTGGCTTGAAGCTTCTGGGATTCATGGATCCCGGATTGTCCACACCGATAACAAGGGTTGGTTGGCTTTTGATGCCTATGCGCATGAAGTAGAGGAGTTGTTCAAGACCGAGTTCTATGAACATGAGCATGCCAGCACTTCCAGCATGAAGATTGGCTGCGAGGA GTACCACGTCCCTGAGCACATCCAGGCGCACATTGACTATATTACCCCCGGTGTCAAGCTTAGTCCCATtgtgaagaagaagctcagtACCATTGACAAGAAGAGCACCATAGCGAAGCGAGTATCGCACTTGGCTCGCCTCAAGGGCACCGGCGACTCTACCTCAAGTGCAGTTATCTCTGAGAAGGCGAAGTTGCTTCCTGCAGATCTGCAGAGATGCGGAACTGACATGACTCCGGCCTGCATCAGGGCCTTGTACCACATCCCAGAAGCCAAAAAGGCAGCCGAGGGCAACTCGCTTGGTCTCTACGAGCAGGGTGACTACTTCGCCAAGTCGGATCTTGATCTCTACTACAAAAGCTTTGCTCCTTGGGTTCCCCAGGGCACTTACCCCATTCCTGCCATGGTTGATGGAGCCAACTTCTCGGTGCCTGATTACAGTGCACTGAACACTGGTGAATCGGATATTGACATTGACATGGC TTTTGCTCTTATCTACCCCCAGACCGTGACCCTCTACCAGGTCGATGACCAGATCTATGGGCCGAATGAGGTTGCGACCATCAACGTGTTCAACACTTTCCTTGACGCTCTCGATGGT TCTTACTGCACCTACAGTGCCTACGGTGAAACGGGCGACAACCCTGATTTCGATGCAGTCtaccccaaccccaaccccagtGGCTACAAAG GCCAGCTTCAATGCGGTATCTACAAGCCCACAAACGTCATCAGTGCCTCCTACGGCCAAGCCGAAGCCGATCTTCCCATCGCCTACACCAAGCGTCAATGCAATGAGTTCATGAAGCTAGGCCTGCAGGGCCACTCCATCCTCTTCGCCTCCGGCGATTACGGAGTCGCCTCCTTCCACGGCGACGGCGGATCCGCCAGCGGATGCCTCGGACCCGAGGGAAAGATCTTCAACCCGCAATACCCCTCGAACTGCCCCTACGTGACCTCCGTCGGCGGAACCATGCTCTACGCCGACCAGACCGTCAAGGATGCCGAGAGCGTGATGCACGCCAACTTGGGTGGTAAATCAGCCAACTTCAGCAGCTCTGGCGGCTTCTCCAACTACTTCCCGCAGCCTTCGTACCAGAAGAAGGCCGTGGAGGAGTACTTCAAGAAGGCTGAGCTGGCTTACCCGTACTACTCTGAGCTGGAAGTCAATTTCAACGAGACAAAGGGTCTCTACAACCGTATTGGTCGTGCTTATCCTGACGTCTCGGCCAACGGCGCCATGTTCCCTGCTTACACCGGTGGAAGCTTGGAACACTACTATGGCTCTAGCTTGGCGTCGCCATTGTTCGCTTCCGTTCTGAACCTG ATTAACGAGGAACGCATTTACGAGGGCAAGGGCCCTGTTGGTTTCGTGAACCCTGTGCTTTACGCTAACCCGCACGTTCTCAACGATATCACCAACGGAACCAATGCCGGATGTGACTCGGAGGGCTTCAGTGCTATTCCAGG ATGGGACCCGGCTACCGGATTGGGCACACCTAACTATCCTGAGTTGAAGAAGCTGTTCTTGTCTCTGCCTTGA
- a CDS encoding serine threonine protein kinase codes for MYPNEPPISDAPPNRGTISGSPPTDIYQLFLAVYHRGELSLGDHRKRLGFSAYHWAILVLDANHERYYAYDVTDGSTPDPVMRRDLNPDFQWTYRVKSNVHPESCDSLLIRMAIGKATDGIGPDTIKLLLQSVQLPIKGAHPPQNCVNWIRAVLHKLRFHGYARDLHNIEMTIDRALAYADLRMLDPDNAIAVLDHLGNELFYRPYVQ; via the exons ATGTATCCGAATGAGCCTCCT ATCAGCGATGCTCCCCCCAATCGCGGCACCATCTCGGGTTCCCCACCCACCGACATCTACCAGCTGTTCCTGGCAGTCTACCACCGCGGCGAATTGTCTCTTGGTGACCACCGAAAACGCCTGGGCTTCTCCGCCTACCACTGGGCCATCCTCGTCTTGGATGCAAATCACGAACGCTACTACGCCTACGACGTGACTGATGGATCCACGCCAGACCCGGTGATGCGACGCGACCTCAATCCCGACTTCCAGTGGACATACCGGGTCAAGAGCAACGTTCATCCGGAGTCGTGTGACTCTCTTCTTATCAGAATGGCAATCGGCAAGGCCACTGACGGAATTGGCCCGGATACTATCAAGCTGCTGCTTCAGTCGGTTCAGCTGCCGATTAAGGGTGCTCATCCTCCCCAGAACTGCGTCAACTGGATCAGGGCTGTCCTTCACAAGCTCCGGTTCCATGGTTATGCCCGTGACTTGCACAACATTGAGATGACGATTGATCGTGCTCTTGCGTATGCTGATCTTCGTATGCTGGACCCTGACAATGCTATCGCTGTTCTCGACCACCTCGGCAATGAGCTGTTTTACAGGCCATATGTGCAGTGA
- a CDS encoding Phosphoribosylaminoimidazolecarboxamide formyltransferase/IMP cyclohydrolase, whose product MSQQKTAIISVYDKTGLLDLAKGLVKQEVRLLASGGTAKMIREAGFPVEDVSAITNAPEMLGGRVKTLHPAVHGGILARDIESDEKDLAEQKISKVDYVVCNLYPFKETVAKVNVTIDEAVEEVDIGGVTLLRAAAKNHKRVTILSDPRDYSDFLKELEAGAITEASRKQYALKAFEQTADYDSAISAFFRKEYAGNGLKQLSLRYGTNPHQKPASAYMVQGKLPFKVLNGSPGYVNLLDALNAWPLVKELKQALGFPAAASFKHVSPAGAAIGVPLSEKERKVYMVDDIKDIETSGLAQAYARARGADRMSSFGDILALSDIVDVPTAKIISREVSDGVIAAGYEPEALAILSKKKGGKYLVLQMDEDYTPAPEETRTLYGVQLTQHRNDVVISPSKSFNTVITPKNTTSLPEAALRDLTVATIALKYTQSNSVCYALNGQIIGLGAGQQSRIHCTRLAGDKADNWWMRFHDRVIGIKWKQGTKRADKSNAIDLLCSGQTPRTAAETVEYERVFEEVPAPFTQEEREAWLQKLGEVAVSSDAFFPFIDNVFRAARSCVKYIAAPTGSQNDTPVFETAEKLGITFVEQGVRLFHH is encoded by the exons ATGTCTCAACAAAAGACTG CTATCATTTCTGTCTATGACAAGACCGGTCTGCTTGACCTGGCCAAGGGTCTGGTCAAGCAGGAAGTCCGTCTTCTCGCATCTGGCGGCACCGCTAAGATGATCCGTGAGGCTGGATTTCCTGTTGA AGATGTCTCCGCCATCACCAACGCCCCCGAGATGCTCGGTGGCCGTGTCAAGACCCTCCACCCCGCTGTGCACGGTGGTATCCTCGCCCGTGATATCGAGTCCGATGAAAAGGATCTCGCTGAGCAGAAGATCTCCAAGGTCGACTACGTCGTCTGCAACCTGTACCCCTTCAAGGAGACCGTCGCCAAGGTCAACGTCACTATCGATGAGGCCGTTGAGGAGGTCGACATTGGCGGTGTGACTCTGCTTCGCGCTGCGGCCAAGAACCACAAGCGTGTAACCATCCTGTCAGACCCCCGCGACTACTCCGATTTCCTCAAGGAGCTCGAGGCTGGCGCCATCACCGAGGCTAGCCGCAAGCAGTACGCCCTCAAGGCATTCGAGCAGACTGCTGACTACGACTCTGCTATCTCAGCCTTTTTCCGTAAGGAGTACGCTGGAAACGGTTTGAAGCAGCTCTCTCTGCGCTACGGTACCAACCCCCACCAGAAGCCTGCCTCCGCCTACATGGTTCAGGGCAAGCTGCCCTTCAAGGTCCTCAACGGATCTCCTGGCTACGTCAACCTGCTCGATGCCCTGAATGCCTGGCCTCTGGTTAAGGAGCTCAAGCAGGCTCTTGGCTTCCCCGCCGCTGCCAGTTTCAAGCACGTTTCCCCCGCTGGTGCCGCTATCGGTGTTCCGCTTAGCGAGAAGGAGCGCAAGGTGTACATGGTGGACGATATCAAGGATATCGAGACCTCCGGTCTGGCTCAGGCTTACGCTCGTGCCCGTGGTGCCGACCGCATGTCCAGCTTCGGTGACATTCTGGCCCTCAGTGACATCGTTGATGTCCCCACAGCCAAGATCATCTCTCGTGAGGTGTCTGACGGTGTCATCGCTGCTGGCTACGAACCCGAGGCTCTGGCCATCCTCTCTAAGAAGAAGGGCGGCAAGTACCTCGTCCTCCAGATGGATGAGGACTACACTCCGGCCCCTGAGGAGACCCGCACTCTGTACGGTGTTCAGCTCACTCAGCACCGCAACGACGTCGTCATCTCCCCCAGCAAGTCCTTCAACACCGTCATCACCCCCAAAAACACAACCTCCCTCCCCGAGGCTGCTCTCCGTGACTTGACTGTCGCCACCATTGCCCTCAAGTACACCCAGTCCAACTCTGTCTGCTACGCCCTGAACGGCCAAATCATCGGTCTGGGCGCCGGCCAGCAGAGCCGTATCCACTGCACCCGTCTAGCCGGTGACAAGGCCGACAACTGGTGGATGCGTTTCCATGACCGCGTCATCGGCATCAAGTGGAAGCAAGGCACCAAGCGTGCTGACAAGTCCAACGCCATCGACTTGCTCTGCTCCGGCCAGACCCCCCGCACTGCGGCCGAGACTGTCGAGTACGAGCGTGTCTTCGAGGAGGTCCCTGCCCCCTTCACCCAGGAGGAGCGTGAGGCTTGGCTCCAGAAGCTCGGCGAGGTCGCTGTCTCGTCCGATGCCTTT TTCCCCTTCATTGACAACGTCTTCCGTGCTGCCCGCTCATGTGTCAAGTACATCGCCGCTCCCACTGGCAGCCAGAATGACACCCCCGTCTTCGAGACTGCCGAGAAGCTGGGTATCACCTTTGTCGAGCAGGGCGTCCGTCTCTTCCACCACTAG